CAGTGGTCTTTTGTGACTGTTTCTGTGCCTCTCGAAGATGACGGAGAACATCTGAAACAAGGTAAAGACTTCCAGCAATAACCATGGGACCGCCATTGGCCTTGCTACAGGCCCAATTGATGGCAGCAAGTATGTCGTTATCAAACGATTTCACATCACCAATTGCAGAAATAGACTGCACACTGGAGGCCAATTCCTGGGGATCATTTGCTTTGACCCAAGGCATACCGTCTACGGGCCCAAACGCAGTAGTTGCAACATTGTCACCAGCCTTGATGATAGGATGGAAAAGTGAGGCTATGTCTTTTCCACGTGATGCTGCGATGACCCAGGTGACAGGACTCCCTTGCGATCGAAGCTTATGGTCCACGTATTGCCCGAGGACTTCAGCTGACTGGCTATTGTGAGCGCCATCGAGGAGGACAGAGTCTGTGCGAGAAACCATAGGATTCAACACAATTTCTTGTAGACGTCCCGGCCACTCGACACGAGAGAGCTGGGAAACCAAAGAATCAACCTTTATGTCTGGACGGACTCTGCGGAGGGCCAGCTTTAAAGCTGAGATTGCGCAACACATATTCGCCCGCTGGTGAGGTTGTACATCGAGTTGCTGGAAAAGCCGACTAAGCGTTGACGAGTGCCCATCTGGCGCATCGGGACGAGTATAAATAGCATCGATGTCAAGTTCCTTGATACGCGCTTCAATAGT
The sequence above is a segment of the Aspergillus oryzae RIB40 DNA, chromosome 3 genome. Coding sequences within it:
- a CDS encoding dihydrofolate synthase (folylpolyglutamate synthase); translation: MIELGLSRISRLLQQTPLTWKAIHIAGTNGKGSISAYLSHLLTSSGVRCGRFTSPHLIDRWDCITIGESVVQESLFRQFEEKIKLRDQTLGIGASEFELLTATAFEIFNHERVDIGVVEVGMGGRLDATNVLNNVLVSVIAKIGLDHQSLLGDTLEDITREKAGILKRGVPCVVDGTNLPAALSTIEARIKELDIDAIYTRPDAPDGHSSTLSRLFQQLDVQPHQRANMCCAISALKLALRRVRPDIKVDSLVSQLSRVEWPGRLQEIVLNPMVSRTDSVLLDGAHNSQSAEVLGQYVDHKLRSQGSPVTWVIAASRGKDIASLFHPIIKAGDNVATTAFGPVDGMPWVKANDPQELASSVQSISAIGDVKSFDNDILAAINWACSKANGGPMVIAGSLYLVSDVLRHLREAQKQSQKTTES